The following proteins come from a genomic window of Pseudomonas sp. Z8(2022):
- the ctaD gene encoding cytochrome c oxidase subunit I → MSKPNNQGVADPGQLHDQFNDVWGNPRGWKSLTIVNHTTVGIRFMLTGLGFFLFGGLLAMLVRTQLAIPGYEFLEPDIYNQVFTMHGTVMMFLFAVPMMEGLAVYLIPKMLGARDLVFPRLSALGYWCYLFGGLILCASLLLGIAPKAGWFMYTPLSSAVHTPGPNSDFWLIGITFVEISAVSAGVELVVSILRTRAEGMALNRMPIYAWYILVMAMMIVVGFPPLILGSILLELERALGLPFFEVARGGDPILWQHLFWLFGHPEVYIIFLPAAGIVSTLLPVFCQRPLVGYRWVVLSILTTGFISFGLWVHHMFTVGIPQLAQAFFSAASMLVAIPTGIQVFAWIATLWVGKPRYHVPMLWLVGFLVIFVCGGLTGVMLALVPFDWQVHDTHFVVAHMHYVLVGGMFFPLLAGIYYWLPHFSGRMPSLRLGKWGFWLVFVGFNLTFLIMHWTGLMGMPRRIYTYQSGLGWDLPNLISSVGSFIMAIGIATVLLDIVLHFRFGQKAPNNPWDADTLEWATHLPPSAYNFVSLPPVRTRHPMWECPDLGQRIDKGEFALTVIDHGRRETWGVEPLTGKVREIIHLPGNSWLPFIAAVFIAVTCLGLLSKFYWVALAASIVAVLVLLRWSWENGAHPLAAPDARVQPGEPPLHSRTCDGPGLWGMGVTLLANGALYLSLLFGWFYLWTVSPNWLVPDEPVIDQRLLLASAALLSIAVFWQRPVLRRLRQGQGEPGTLITCFVGVALLGALHAGLLLWALLAGDLTPRATAHDAVITVMLVYSLAHGALASILSALQALRVHYGYVCKRTPYEPLVVEQLWHYNLAVMWITYCSVVLFPPTFGGV, encoded by the coding sequence GTGAGCAAACCAAACAACCAGGGCGTTGCCGATCCCGGGCAACTGCACGACCAGTTCAATGATGTCTGGGGCAACCCGCGCGGCTGGAAGTCGCTGACCATCGTCAACCACACCACCGTCGGCATTCGCTTCATGCTCACCGGGCTGGGCTTCTTCCTGTTCGGCGGCCTGCTGGCGATGCTGGTACGCACCCAGTTGGCGATCCCCGGTTACGAGTTTCTCGAGCCGGACATCTACAACCAGGTATTCACCATGCACGGCACGGTGATGATGTTCCTCTTCGCCGTACCGATGATGGAGGGCCTGGCGGTCTACCTGATTCCGAAGATGCTCGGTGCCCGTGATCTGGTGTTTCCGCGCCTGTCGGCGCTGGGCTACTGGTGCTACCTGTTCGGTGGGCTGATCCTGTGCGCCAGCCTGCTCCTGGGTATCGCCCCGAAAGCCGGCTGGTTCATGTACACGCCACTGTCCAGCGCGGTGCATACGCCGGGGCCCAACTCGGATTTCTGGCTGATCGGCATCACCTTCGTGGAAATTTCCGCTGTGTCGGCCGGCGTCGAACTGGTGGTATCGATTCTGCGTACCCGCGCCGAGGGCATGGCCCTGAACAGGATGCCGATCTACGCCTGGTACATCCTGGTCATGGCCATGATGATCGTGGTCGGCTTTCCGCCGCTGATCCTCGGCAGCATCCTGCTGGAACTCGAACGCGCCCTTGGCCTCCCGTTCTTCGAGGTCGCGCGCGGCGGCGATCCGATTCTCTGGCAACACCTGTTCTGGCTGTTCGGCCATCCCGAGGTGTACATCATCTTCCTGCCGGCAGCCGGCATCGTCTCGACCCTGCTGCCGGTGTTCTGCCAGCGACCGCTGGTGGGCTATCGCTGGGTGGTGCTGTCGATCCTGACCACCGGTTTCATCAGCTTCGGCCTGTGGGTGCACCACATGTTCACCGTGGGCATCCCTCAGTTAGCGCAGGCGTTCTTTTCCGCCGCGAGCATGCTGGTGGCCATCCCGACCGGCATCCAGGTATTCGCCTGGATCGCCACGCTGTGGGTCGGCAAGCCGCGCTACCACGTGCCGATGCTGTGGCTGGTGGGCTTTCTGGTGATCTTCGTCTGCGGTGGCCTGACCGGCGTGATGCTGGCCCTGGTGCCTTTCGACTGGCAGGTACACGACACCCATTTCGTGGTGGCGCACATGCACTACGTGCTGGTGGGTGGGATGTTCTTCCCGCTGCTGGCGGGCATCTACTACTGGCTACCGCATTTCTCCGGGCGCATGCCGTCGCTGCGTCTTGGCAAGTGGGGATTCTGGCTGGTATTCGTCGGCTTCAACCTGACCTTTCTGATCATGCACTGGACCGGCCTGATGGGCATGCCGCGGCGGATCTATACCTACCAATCCGGCCTGGGCTGGGATCTGCCCAACCTGATTTCCTCGGTCGGCAGCTTCATCATGGCCATCGGGATTGCCACGGTGCTGCTGGATATCGTGCTGCACTTTCGTTTCGGCCAGAAGGCGCCGAACAATCCCTGGGATGCGGATACCCTCGAATGGGCTACGCACCTGCCGCCCAGCGCCTACAACTTCGTCAGCCTGCCGCCGGTACGCACCCGCCACCCGATGTGGGAGTGCCCCGATCTGGGCCAGCGTATCGACAAGGGCGAATTCGCCCTGACCGTGATCGACCATGGCCGGCGCGAAACCTGGGGCGTCGAGCCGCTGACCGGGAAGGTGCGCGAGATCATTCACCTGCCCGGCAACAGCTGGCTACCGTTCATTGCAGCGGTATTCATTGCCGTCACCTGCCTGGGGCTGCTGAGCAAGTTCTACTGGGTTGCGCTGGCGGCGAGCATCGTAGCTGTACTGGTATTGCTGCGCTGGAGCTGGGAGAACGGTGCGCACCCACTGGCGGCGCCGGATGCCCGGGTACAGCCCGGCGAGCCGCCTCTGCACTCGCGCACCTGTGACGGGCCGGGGCTGTGGGGCATGGGTGTGACCCTGCTGGCCAACGGTGCCCTGTACCTTTCGCTGCTGTTCGGCTGGTTCTACCTGTGGACGGTGTCGCCGAACTGGCTGGTGCCGGACGAGCCGGTCATCGATCAGCGTCTGCTCTTGGCCAGCGCCGCACTGCTCAGCATCGCCGTGTTCTGGCAGCGGCCGGTGTTGCGTCGCCTGCGTCAGGGCCAGGGCGAGCCGGGTACGCTGATCACCTGCTTTGTCGGCGTTGCGCTGCTCGGTGCACTGCATGCCGGGCTGCTGCTCTGGGCATTGCTGGCGGGTGATCTGACGCCACGTGCCACCGCGCATGATGCGGTGATCACCGTCATGCTCGTCTACAGCCTGGCGCACGGCGCGCTGGCGTCCATCCTCAGCGCGTTGCAGGCGCTGCGCGTGCATTACGGCTACGTCTGCAAGCGCACTCCCTACGAACCACTGGTGGTCGAACAGCTCTGGCATTACAACCTCGCGGTGATGTGGATCACCTACTGCAGCGTGGTGTTGTTTCCGCCCACGTTCGGAGGTGTCTGA
- a CDS encoding cytochrome c oxidase assembly protein, which yields MPVIALALFLLPCTAAAHGLLEGHLHLSERVPLFISAMLLGAAWLLYGMGCRKVRPHGREALWMHLAMAITLFAVFGPIDDWAETSTSLHMVQHMLFMIVIAPLWALARPLPQWRAVLGSWMAPVSNAILRSGRYPVALAMLHGTMIWVWHTPSLYMLALDNTWWHAIEHACFLVSAWLFWWSCLRATPRQVPHALMAILLTLMHTGLLGALLTFGNAPFYGESRDLADQQLAGLLMWVPGSLVYLAAAGWISWRWLTRIWRRQAGENASSSL from the coding sequence ATGCCTGTGATCGCTCTCGCACTGTTCCTGCTTCCTTGTACTGCCGCAGCGCATGGCCTGCTCGAAGGACACCTGCATCTGAGCGAACGCGTGCCGCTGTTTATAAGCGCCATGCTGCTGGGCGCTGCCTGGCTGCTCTACGGCATGGGCTGTCGCAAGGTACGCCCGCACGGGCGGGAGGCGCTGTGGATGCACCTGGCAATGGCCATCACCCTGTTTGCCGTATTCGGCCCCATCGATGACTGGGCGGAAACCAGCACCAGCCTGCATATGGTCCAGCACATGCTGTTCATGATCGTCATCGCGCCACTCTGGGCGCTGGCGCGGCCGCTACCGCAATGGCGTGCGGTGCTCGGCAGCTGGATGGCCCCGGTATCCAATGCGATTCTGCGCAGTGGCCGTTATCCGGTGGCTCTGGCGATGCTGCACGGGACGATGATCTGGGTCTGGCACACGCCCAGCCTGTACATGCTGGCACTGGACAACACCTGGTGGCATGCCATCGAACATGCCTGTTTTCTCGTCAGCGCCTGGCTGTTCTGGTGGTCCTGTCTGCGCGCCACTCCACGGCAGGTGCCACACGCGCTGATGGCCATTCTGCTGACACTGATGCACACCGGCCTGCTTGGTGCTCTGCTCACCTTCGGCAATGCGCCTTTCTACGGAGAGTCCCGCGATCTGGCGGACCAGCAACTGGCAGGCTTGCTGATGTGGGTACCCGGCAGCCTGGTTTATCTGGCCGCAGCCGGTTGGATCAGCTGGCGCTGGTTGACGCGCATCTGGCGCCGTCAGGCGGGAGAAAACGCCAGTAGCTCCCTGTAG